The Streptomyces sp. 135 sequence CGTCAACGGGGGACGCCGCTGTGCGCGGCGGCGGGGTGAAGTTGCCCCGCGCGTCCCCGGTGGGGGGTGCCGCGGGGCTCGTCTTGCTTCGCCTCACTCGACCAACAACCTCTCGGCGGCGGCACTCACTCTCGTGCCGCTGTCGTCTCCAAGGCCCGTGCTACTGGGCAGTTCAGCGCATTCCAGCACGTCAGGCATCGCTCTACCAAACAGTGGGAAGACGAAGTCGGGAGTGGTGTAAGCCTCAGATAAATCGGTCATAAAGAGCGAGCCCCGCCAAAAGACGGGGCTCTTGTGCGCACAGCGACACCGGGCGACCGCGACGCGTGGCGGCCACCGGGGCAATTCTCTGTCGAAACGTTATGAACACGCGGGGCGGTCGTGTCAAAAGACACAGACCGCTCCGCGTGGCCTACGACAACTGCCGTATACACCTGCCTACTTGAGACGTGCCATAAGTGCGTGTTCAACCAGTGTGATCAGGCCACTCTTTGCGTCTGCACGGTGTCGCGCGTCGGTGGTGATGATCGGCGTACCCGGACCGATCTGGAGCGCCTCGCGCACCTCGTCGGGCGTGTACGGCTGGTGGCCGTCGAAGCCGTTGAGGGCGATCACGAAGGGAAGTCCGGAGTTCTCGAAGTAGTCGACGGCGGGGAAGCAGTCGGCGAGCCGCCTCGTGTCGACCAGGACGACCGCGCCGATGGCGCCACGGACCAGGTCGTCCCACATGAACCAGAAGCGGTCCTGTCCGGGCGTACCGAAGAGGTACAGGATCAGGTCCTGGTCCAGGGTGATGCGGCCGAAGTCCATCGCCACCGTCGTGGTGGTCTTGTCCCCGGTGTGGGTCAGGTCGTCGATGCCCGCGGACGCGGACGTCATGACGGCCTCGGTGCGCAGCGGGTTGATCTCCGAGACGGCCCCTACGAACGTGGTCTTGCCCACGCCGAAGCCGCCCGCCACCACGATCTTGGCGGAGGTGGTGGAACGGCCCGAGCCGGAGCCTGAGCCACCCGAGCCGTTAGAGCTTGCGAAGTCCACTGAGCACCCTTTCGAGCAGTGTCACGTCAGGCTGGCCGCCGGCGGACTCGTCGCCGCCGGGCTGGTGGATGGCGACGAGCCCGGCCTCGGCCAGG is a genomic window containing:
- a CDS encoding ATP/GTP-binding protein, yielding MDFASSNGSGGSGSGSGRSTTSAKIVVAGGFGVGKTTFVGAVSEINPLRTEAVMTSASAGIDDLTHTGDKTTTTVAMDFGRITLDQDLILYLFGTPGQDRFWFMWDDLVRGAIGAVVLVDTRRLADCFPAVDYFENSGLPFVIALNGFDGHQPYTPDEVREALQIGPGTPIITTDARHRADAKSGLITLVEHALMARLK